One Scomber scombrus chromosome 1, fScoSco1.1, whole genome shotgun sequence DNA segment encodes these proteins:
- the slc7a9 gene encoding b(0,+)-type amino acid transporter 1, which translates to MHQKTEMGEDSIRKRKESKNGSTGLSVDSQAEDKQPVKATVLQKDVGLLSGICLIVGTMIGSGIFISPKAVLLYSGAVGPCLLIWAACGVLATLGALCYAELGTMITKSGGEYSYLMEAFGSLLAYLYSWTTVMVLKPSAFAIITLSFAEYASTPFYPGCTPPLIVTKCLSAAAIFLIVTVNCLSVKLASYMQNLFTAAKLFIILVIVVAGILMLAQGKSKSFSNAFEGSSSSVGTIGLAFYNGLWAYDGWNQLNFITEELKDPYRNLPLSILIGIPLVSVCYVLVNIAYFTVMSTTELLLSPAVAVTFGDIVLYPLSWIVPLFVVMSTFGSANGSCFTAGRLAYVSGREGHMVKILSYISLRRYTPSPALIFNGILAIFYIIPADINTLINYFSFAQWAFYGLTALALIVMRFTRKELHRPVKVPIVIPGLMVLVSCYLVMAPIIDKPDLEYLYCTIFIFSGLLLYYPFIHLKVNWARKLMRPITMHLQLLMEVVPPEKSE; encoded by the exons atgCACCAGAAGACTGAAATGGGTGAAGACAGCATTAGGAAGAGGAAGGAGTCAAAGAATGGCTCCACTGGCCTCAGCGTGGACTCTCAGGCTGAAGACAAGCAGCCTGTGAAAGCCACTGTGCTTCAAAAggat gTTGGTCTGCTGAGTGGCATCTGTCTGATTGTGGGGACTATGATTGGTTCGGGCATCTTCATTTCTCCCAAGGCTGTTCTGCTGTACTCTGGAGCTGTGGGACCCTGCCTGCTTATCTGGGCCGCCTGTGGTGTGTTAGCCACTCTGG GGGCCCTGTGCTATGCTGAGCTCGGCACCATGATAACCAAATCTGGGGGGGAGTATTCGTATTTAATGGAGGCTTTTGGCTCCCTCCTAGCCTACCTTTACTCCTGGACCACTGTTATGGTGCTGAAGCCCTCTGCCTTTGCCATCATCACACTGAGCTTTGCAGAATATGCCTCCACACCTTTCTACCCCGGCTGCACTCCTCCTCTTATTGTTACCAAGTGTCTGTCGGCGGCAGCTATAT ttttgattgTCACTGTCAACTGTTTGAGCGTCAAACTGGCGAGCTACATGCAGAACCTCTTCACAGCAGCCAAACTTTTCATCATTCTTGTCATAGTGGTAGCTGGGATTTTAATGTTGGCACAAG GAAAATCCAAAAGTTTTTCAAATGCCTTTGAGGGCAGCTCATCGTCTGTTGGAACAATTGGACTTGCGTTTTACAACGGGCTTTGGGCTTATGATGGATG gaatCAGCTGAATTTCATCACCGAGGAGCTGAAAGACCCATACAG GAACTTGCCACTGTCCATTCTCATTGGGATTCCTTTGGTGTCTGTGTGCTACGTGTTGGTCAATATTGCATACTTCACTGTTATGAGCACAACTGAATTGCTGTTGTCTCCAGCTGTTGCCGTG ACTTTTGGAGACATAGTCCTTTACCCTCTGTCTTGGATTGTTCCACTTTTTGTTGTCATGTCTACATTTGGCTCTGCCAATGGAAGCTGCTTCACTGCTGGCAG GCTGGCCTATGTATCTGGTAGAGAGGGTCACATGGTGAAAATCTTATCCTATATTAGTCTGAGGCGCTACACGCCTTCCCCTGCTCTCATATTCAAT gGTATTTTGGCTATTTTCTACATCATCCCAGCAGACATCAACACCCTCATTAACTACTTCAGCTTTGCTCAGTGGGCATTCTATGGTCTGACAGCCTTGGCTCTCATAGTCATGCGTTTCACCAGGAAGGAACTCCACAGACCAGTGAAG GTGCCGATTGTCATACCAGGCCTAATGGTCCTGGTGTCCTGCTACTTGGTGATGGCCCCTATCATTGATAAGCCAGACCTGGAGTACCTTTACTGTACTATCTTTATCTTTAGTGGACTCCTCCTCTActaccctttcatccacctGAAGGTCAACTGGGCACGCAAACTCATGA GGCCAATCACTATGCATCTCCAGCTACTGATGGAAGTAGTTCCTCCTGAGAAATCTGAATGA
- the LOC133981949 gene encoding AN1-type zinc finger protein 3-like: protein MGDTGSEGSKPPSNVNVIPPRCPCGFWGSSKTMNLCSKCFADIQKKQTDGDCAPKASSSSSSSQADIFCNESNSSISPSLMLMSNTSEEPLPGETGVTSLPAQDEVSSTDTVFSSLSTPTKRSFESASESESDVSPDKRVRVGELPESEESSSSSLSASPSSSRGGSKQRSRKRCHRCQTKLELVQQELGSCRCGYVFCMLHRLPEQHDCLFDHLGRGRQEAVLKMVKLDRKVGRSCQRIGEECS from the exons ATGGGGGACACGGGGAGCGAGGGCAGCAAGCCTCCGAGCAACGTTAACGTGATACCCCCGCGCTGCCCCTGCGGGTTTTGGGG GTCGAGCAAAACTATGAATCTGTGCTCAAAATGTTTTGCAG acatACAGAAGAAACAGACAGATGGTGATTGTGCCCCAAAAGCCTCCTcaagctccagcagcagccaaGCAGACATCTTCTGTAATGAATCGAACAGCAGCATCAGTCCGTCGCTCATGTTGATGTCTAACACATCAGAAGAGCCTTTGCCAGGAGAGACAGGAGTGACATCTCTACCTGCTCAGGACG aaGTATCCAGCACAGACACCGTCTTCAGTTCACTCTCCACTCCCACAAAACGCTCCTTTGAGTCAG CCTCGGAGTCAGAAAGTGACGTTTCTCCCGACAAGCGAGTGAGAGTGGGCGAGCTGCCAGAGAGTGAGGAGTCGTCGTCATCGTCTTTGTCTGCATCACCATCCTCGTCTCGCGGTGGCTCCAAACAGCGGAGCCGCAAACGCTGCCATCGCTGCCAAACCAAACTGGAGTTGGTTCAGCAAGAGCTGGGGTCCTGTCGCTGTG GTTATGTCTTCTGTATGCTCCATCGGCTCCCAGAGCAACACGATTGCCTGTTTGACCACCTGGGCCGTGGTCGGCAGGAGGCTGTCCTCAAGATGGTCAAGCTTGACCGCAAGGTGGGCCGCTCTTGCCAGCGCATCGGCGAGGAGTGCTCCTGA